In Paenibacillus sp. J23TS9, a single genomic region encodes these proteins:
- a CDS encoding response regulator transcription factor translates to MSKVLILEDEDSIRSFIVINLKRNGFDVLEASNGNEALDLLMSTPDIDIALLDVMVPGIDGFEVCRRIRETNERLGIIFLTAKVQEQDKVYALSVGADDHVSKPFSPTELIARIQSLLRRVNVHRETSAKVSFQSGPFALDLISKQFKKNGHNIELTPTEFSLVQFFLEKENTPLSRDVLLDHVWGKEYMGDPKIVDVNIRRLRQKIEDNPSEPEFLQTVWGHGYKWKGQGQ, encoded by the coding sequence GTGAGTAAAGTATTGATTTTGGAAGATGAAGATTCCATCCGCAGTTTTATCGTAATCAATTTAAAACGCAACGGTTTTGATGTGCTAGAGGCATCCAATGGCAATGAAGCGCTTGACCTTTTAATGAGTACTCCGGATATTGATATTGCGCTGCTGGACGTGATGGTGCCGGGCATTGACGGCTTTGAGGTGTGCCGGCGCATTCGTGAAACGAATGAGCGTTTGGGCATTATTTTCTTGACCGCCAAGGTTCAGGAACAAGACAAGGTCTATGCCTTGTCGGTGGGTGCTGACGATCATGTCAGTAAGCCATTCAGTCCAACCGAGCTGATCGCAAGAATTCAGTCTCTGCTCCGCAGAGTCAATGTACATCGTGAAACCTCAGCGAAGGTTAGTTTTCAGTCCGGACCATTTGCTCTGGATTTAATTTCCAAACAGTTTAAAAAGAACGGGCATAATATTGAACTTACACCGACAGAATTCTCACTGGTGCAATTTTTTCTAGAAAAAGAAAATACCCCGCTCAGCCGGGACGTGCTTCTCGATCACGTATGGGGCAAGGAATATATGGGGGATCCGAAAATCGTTGACGTAAACATCCGCCGTCTGCGCCAAAAGATTGAAGATAATCCTTCCGAGCCCGAGTTTCTCCAGACCGTATGGGGTCACGGGTATAAATGGAAGGGTCAGGGACAATGA